AGGAGAGTTAGTGATTGTATTCATTGTATTTGAAATAACAGCCATCTCACTTAATGGGTGAGATAGGTGTTATCGACAAAGTTATTAATTATGCACCAGCTTTGATGATTGTTTCATTGGTTGCCATTGCAATATAGTTTGAAGTATCAAAAAATTTGGGCTCATCGGGATGCACCTTTGTTAAATAATTTTCCGATGTGAAGAAAGCGTTGAAATCATCGAACGAGTCAAACGAGATTTCTACTACAGCATCATATAAAGGCTTAGGAAAACCTTCAGCTACTATAGGGTGGTTAACTACATACTTTCTAACGTAAAGTTCTACCTCAGGGATGGAACAGAATAAAGGAGCGTGGTGATTTTTGTGATAATCCACAAATTCTTCAAGGCTCATGCCTGGCAGTTTTTGCACTAAAAACGTAAATTTGATCATTGTCTTTTTATAATCGCAAGGCAGCTATACATTGTATTACCGCTTTTTGATCTCATAGCCTAAAT
The window above is part of the Arcticibacter tournemirensis genome. Proteins encoded here:
- a CDS encoding EthD domain-containing protein, whose product is MIKFTFLVQKLPGMSLEEFVDYHKNHHAPLFCSIPEVELYVRKYVVNHPIVAEGFPKPLYDAVVEISFDSFDDFNAFFTSENYLTKVHPDEPKFFDTSNYIAMATNETIIKAGA